In Cervus canadensis isolate Bull #8, Minnesota chromosome 7, ASM1932006v1, whole genome shotgun sequence, the DNA window ACACACGAGCCCAGGGAGGGCACACACGGGGCTGTGTGCACGCGAGCCCAGGGATGGCACACATGAGCTCAGGGAGGGCACACATGGGGCTGTGTGCACACGAGCCCAGGGATGGCACACATGAGCCTGGGGAGGGCACACATGGGGCTGTGTGCACACAAGCCCGTGGATGGCACACACGAGCCCAGGGAGGGCACACATGGGGCTATGTGCACGCGAGCCCAGGGATGGCACACATGAGCTCGGGGAGGGCACACGGGGCTGTGTGCACACGAGCCCAGGGAGGGCACACATAAGCCCAGGGAGGGCACACGGGGCTGTGTGCACACGAGCCCAGGGATGGCACACATGAGCCCAGGGAGGGCACACACGGGGCTGTGTGCACACATGAGCCTGGGGAGCATGCACTATCTGTGGGACAGGGTGCACACCTGCGGGCCGGGAGGGGAGGGGCGAGGAAGCCTTCGGGTGTGGACGTGAGTGAGACCTCGCTGATGCTGGCCTCTCCCCACCCGGGGCTTCTCACTTTGTGAAGCCAGATTTATGGATCTGATGAGGTGAGCGTCAGGGATCCGGCACCCTCGAGAGGGGACTCCCCGCCCCATCTTCCAGGACAGAGCTGGTCTCCGCACCACTTGCTTGGGTCACGCGGGGCGCGTACCTGTTTGAACTGCTTGTAGATGACTTTGCAGACCTGGTCCGACGGCTGAACCTTCCCTGCGAGCAGGGATGACAGCATGTTCCCCAGGGTCACCATTCCTAGGATCACCCTGGGGAGTGGACACAGGGCAGCAGTCAGCGCTGGCCCCTCCCCTACAATATGGCAGAATTCAGCACAGCCGCCCTCAGGGTCAAACCCGGACTCCTCTTGGAATCAACAACTatctgccctggtggctcagatgctaaagaatccgcctgcaatgtgggagacccgggttcgatccttgggttgggaagatcccctggagaaggaaatgacaacccactccagtgtccttgcctggagaaccccatggacagagaagcctggcaggctgcagtccatggggtcgcaaagagctggacacgactgagcgactcacacactaACATTATCTGCCCAGGGTCTCCGTGTGACACAGCGGTGACCCGACGCCCCGCCCTTGGAGCTGACTGTCCGGTGCGGGCAGACAGCAAACCAGTGGGTGAATCCTTTGGGCAtcgccattctgactagtgtcaAGGGTCACCAACTGGCCCGCATCCTGGGATATGGGCCTTTTGGTGATAGAATTGGGATAGTCCTGGGAGAGTCAGACGGTAGGGCAGAGCACTGGATGGAGGCTGAGACTGACCCCGACTCATCCACCACGGGCGCCTGGTCGAAGCCCTTCTCCCGGAGGATCTCGATGGTGTGCTCACAGGTGACGGTGGGCAGCACGGTCAGTGGGGCTGAGAGGCTCAGCTCCTGAACCTGGAGATGCCACCACCTGAGGGAAGAGGGCGGGCCAGGGAGTCCGTGAACTGAGGGGCGGGTGAGAACAGGGAGCCTGCGGGGGGTGTCCAGCCAGGTAGGGGGCCACACACGTGCCGCTGGGGACCAGGCACTTGAGTCCTGAGCTCCACCCGGGGGGTCTCTGCCCAGAGCTGTCCTCACCATGGTTTCTTCACCGAGATCTCCTCCTCCTTCATGAAGCCCTTCTGCAGCATCCACTTGTCGCTCAGGAACTTGGACCTACAGCATCAGAAGCCACAGGGCTGGGCGGAGGGTCTCaataccacccccacccccaaagaggGCAGAGGGGCTCAGAGAAAGCCCAGATCCTATCCTCCCCAGAACCCACAGTCCAGCACAGACCCCAAGGGGCTGGCTGGAGGCTCCATGAAGAGATCTGAGGGCTGGATGCCAGAAAGACTTCCTAGGGAATAGTGGTCAGTGTGAGTATCTGGCCAACCAGACCTGAATAAGCCCAGAGCACAGCAAAAGGTTCTGTGatgggctgggacctgggacccggGACCCTCCGCTGCAATGCCTGCACCTGGACAAAcatctcttccaacaacagataCAAGGAAACAAGAAGGGACTAGAAGTAACCATGGGCATGTGCGGATGGGACAAATTATGGACAAGATACTAAAAGACCCAAAACCCGACTGCCACTTCCGAGGTGTCAGGAGCAAAGGCAGGGCCTTgctcatgccccctgcacacaccACCACCCAGCAGTGGACAGACCACCCAGACCACCCTCCGGCCCGACCCCTGGACCCACCCCATGTAAGGACCCAGCTCACCACCCCCCACACTCAGGGAGCAAGTCAGGGGACCCgttattaatatttgcttttgctCCCACTGCTGCAGCACAAGTCCCGGTAAAGCCCTGCCTGAACTTCCTTCTGGCCTCAGATCCATTTCTACTGATCAAAGGGTCTAAGACCCCGGTCAGTAACAGTTCTGTCCCAAACCTCGTGTCATCACAGCCCCTCAGGGCTTCTAGCAGGGGGAGCCTGTCCCACCAGGGGTCAGAGGACACCAGGCCAGACTTCAGGGGCTGCCAGGAACCTGCCCCAAAAGGCAGATGAGGGCCAACAAAGTAGGGGGCAGAGAGGCCCCCCAGGCCAAGCCCAGACGTCTGTGCCCAAGGACAcaatcactcactcactccagccatctctctcacacacacacaggcacacgtgTGTGCCCACACAGCAGGCCAGCCAAGCACATGGGGAGATGGCCATTCTCATGCACTGTGTAGTGTGGGTGGGTAGCCAGGTTCAGGGCAACTCGGCAGTGGACACCCAGAGGTGACTCACCCCCAGCTGGAGTCCTAATTACGGATGCCCCCTGGGGGAAGCTGAGCTCACTTGAGGTGTGTAACCCATCACTCTTGGGTCAGGGAGGACACCAGAGGGTACATGCATCCATGGGGGAGGGCATTAGCCCCCTGTGACCTCCCGCCCACACTCCAACCTTGGCGCTTTCGGCCAGTGACCTGAGGTAGGGCCATGAGCCCAGAGGAGCCGGCGAGCTCCAGGTGCACATGAGGCAGGTGCAGACACTCAGAACCActgcactggaaggggcctaGGGGGGCACTGACCCCAGCCTGGGTTCCCCCAGTTCAGGGCCAGACGGTGAGTGAGCAATGGAtccagtgggtgggggtggggagctgctCTCAGGGCGGCCACATCCTCATCCTCCTTGGCTGAAGGGAGGCCTTGAGAGCTCGAAGGAGTGAGGGGGCACACAGGGTCCCTTCCCTGGGGAGTCCCTCCAGGCCCCCCGGTGCTGCCACGATGAATGCACACAGACTTCCAAAGGCATCTAGGAGACCCAAGCTGGGGACAAGCCAGCCGAGAACGCGTGAATTCCAGGGACGCGGAGAGGGGCTGCAGACCCCAGGCTCCCTGGCCCCCACTGTCAGATCTGGGGGGAATGGCCAGGAGCAGAGACAGCTCAGGCACTGGAGGCTGGGGGGGTGTGGAACGGATGCCTCACATGTAGTTCCGCACCGAGTCCGGCAGGATCACCACGCAGCGCTGGCcttcctgcagctcctgggcGGCCTTCACGGCCACGGACATGGTGCTGCCGGAGCTGCCACCTGCCGAGAGGGGGGGAGGGGTCAGATCCGCTTGGGGGGAGCTGCGTGTGCACCCAAGCTCGGGCACGCCCACACTTGCTCTGGAGAGATAGTTGGTGGAGGAGCTGGGCGTGGGGTGCTGGGGAACCCCACTTTTCACTGTCCATCCACACCTTGCTCCGTCTCCCATCTGCTCCGCATTGCACCACCAGAGCCTTCCATGGAACTCAGAGCCCTGGGGGGCAGGTGGCCGGGCGGCCAGAGCGAGGGCATCCCTCACACGCTGGACGGAAACCAGCAGGGGGGAGCGCGGTGTCCACTCACCACACAGAAGCCCCTCCTGAGCGATCAGCATGCGGGCGAAGGCGAAGGCCTCCTCGTCGTTGCTCTTGAACCACTTGTCCACCACCTGCGGGAAGCCGAGGGCAGCGGTCAGCACTTGGCAgttgggtgaggggtgggggtgggcatggGGCCCACGGCCCAGTTTGCAGTCTCACAGACGATGGTGGTCCAGGTGGCCGTGACCTTCAGGGAGGCGGCCCAGCATCTGTCTGGGATCCAACACTCACTCTACAGACCTAGATCgttccccctgcccctgcccaagGGTCTGGCACAGTGTGCCCACGGCGTCTAAGCCGCCCGCCAGCCCTGCACCATGGCCTCACTCTAGTCTAGGTCTCTCTGCCTGAAGCTTCCTTGAGGGTCCTTAAAAGGAGCCTTCTCTGTGCTCCTCACATCTCCCTCCTTGGCCGCTCACCTGCCCCAGCCGCTCTGCAGGGAGGTCTGTGCACAGACAGGATGTGCCGTACCCCCACCCACGGCCTCTGTGTCCACGGCAGGAGCTCACTGATCACAGTACCGCGAGTCACCAGGCAAGGACCCCTGGGACGGCACCTCGTCTACCGCCTCTACACAGCTCGGAACTCACTTCTCTGCTCCCGCTGGGCCGGCCACCTGTGCCCAGCCGGACAAGGCTGAGGCTGGCCCCGTCACTGCCGCCCTGCCTACCGTGCGGTCCAGCACCGTGGGGATGAAGTCGTAGCCGATCCCTTCCACCTCGTAGGCCGTCTGCTCCGTCTGGTTCAGCTCCTCGGGCTCTGCGAGGATGGAGCCCTCGGGATCCACGCCAATGATCTGCGGAGTGGGCGTCCTTAGGGCTCCAGTCTCACGCGCCCGGCTGGCATCGGGGTGCAGCCCCGCTCCCAGGCCTCAAGACTCAAAACCCAGAAGCCCAGGCCCAGGTGCTGGGAGATCACATGTTGACTGTCCAGCTCGGGGCACtcagggtgggggcagtgggaggCCGGGGGAAGTGGATTTCCGGGAAACTCCTCCCATGCAGGGCACCTGGGACAGCCCCGGAGAGACGCCAATGGACAGTGGGAGCCTGGGGTGAGGGGCAGTGCTGGGATGACCTCTCCTGGACATCAGAAACGGGCAGCAAGAGAGGATGCGTGGGCACCACCAGTGGGGTCTTTCtgagcccctccccaggcccaagTGCCCCTCCCTGATCTCAGAGCCCAGGACCTGAGCCTGAGCGCTTATGGCTCTGAGACGATCCTGGGAGGCCCCCAACAGGACTCTCCCACCCCAGTCCATCTGGGCACCTGGGTCACGCACTGCTGTCCTTTATCAGCTGGCAGGGACAGGTACACACAATCTACAAGTCAAGGCTATCTAGGCAGAAGTGACAGGAACCAGAACTTTCAGCTCTAAAGCAGAAGGCCACTCTGGGTGCTCAAGGCCAAGCAGACTGATGGCTAAGCCTCTGGCTGCAGTTCAGGCCACAGGTGGGAAACATGCCCACGTCCAGGTCCCCATCTCCATGCAGGGCAGGGCGGGGTGTTGCCCATGCCCCTGGCAGTCCCTCACCTTACACCCAGGGCACTTCTCCTTCAGCTTCCTGGCCACGCCTGTGATGGTCCCACCCGTGCCCGCCGACGCCACCAGCATGTCCAGCCTCCCTGCGGGTGGAGAAGTGTGTCAGGGAGGACATCCCCGGGAAGGAGTGGCCGTGCCCCCCCAACTCTTCATAGGAATCAAGAACGCTCTCGAACATGACAAAGGCACGTCATCCAAAGGGCAAAGGCAGACCTGTTCTCACGTTGAAACCGCTCATCACATCCTCCACCTTATAAGCACTCACCATAATGGGGACCCAGGAAGTCCCATTTAATCTAAACAGCAGCCAGTTGCTAAAACCCCCAGGAGTTGTGAATCTGTGAGCAGGGGACCTTCCTGCAGGAGCTGGGGCACAGGGGGCTGTCTGGTCTCAGATGACGTGGGTAAGTGAACTGAATTATCAACGGAACTAGAATTAAACGCTCAGCTCAGCTCTGACGTTGTCTGGGCTCTCTCGGCACCTGGTGGCCAGCTCAGGCACCCAGCAGGCAAGTCAGCACGGGAATCCATGCTGAGGCAGACTCACTGTTTTTGCCAAATGAGAGGATTCTCACATGTAAAACCTGGGTGAGCAAATGCCTGGACCATGCTGCCTGGCTCCTGGGCACAGCATGAGGGCCCTTAAGCCAACACCAGGCTCCAAACAGGAAGCCAAAGGTGCCAAGCCCCTGGCAGCCGCTCCCAGGACTCTCAGGAAACAGCCCTTAGAGAACATTGCAGCCCCCATGGGGCTTGGCACCAAGTGTGCAGAGAGCTTTCAAGAAGCCAAGCCACAAGGCGCCACCCCAGGTCTGCACACGAGAAAACCCAAATGCTGAATTCAGTGCCCACACTGGTGTTTGGGGTTAGTGCTGTTCAGCAATGTGAAGCCCCCACTGTGAGCCCAGCACTTGTTCCCTGCACTCAGGAGCTCCTACAGGTCTGGAGGAAAGACTACTAGGTAAACAGATATGACTGCATGATAAGTTGGGTGTTGTAGGCGAGGCACGGGCAGAGTCCAAGAGGGCAGAATGGAGGGTGGAAACTGCTCCTGGGAAATATTCCGGATGGCATTTCACAGAGAAGGGATATTTgaactgggttttgaaggatgaataggagtttacCAAGGAGCGGGTAAGTGTACACTCCCACTCAAGATGGACAGCAGAATTAGAGGTACCCACCGTCACACTGCTGCAGGATCTCCTCGGCCGTGATGTCATAGTGAGCGAGGGGGTTGCTGGCGTTGCGGTACTGCCAGGAAAGAGCAAAGGAGCCATGATGAGGTCAATGCACAGAACTGGCAGCAGCCACAGGGTACGAGGCAAACAACTCAGTGCCAGCCAGAGAGGATCCTGTGGCTCAACAGACACCAAGCATCAAAACCAGCTCTCCGGAAGGTGAGATTTCTGAACTAACCCAAAAGTGGAAGAATGACAAAGAAGAGCGTCCAGTTAAAAGCTCTGCATGCATTTCATGTCTTAGAGAGCTCCCAGGGTCCTTTGCAAGGGGTAGCCCAACCCAGCACGCTGAGCTGAGCCCTTGAAGCCGGCACATGGGCAGCAGAGTCAAAGGCTCGCCGACCCCATCAGCCACACACTGGGCCGGGAGAGGGCAGGCATTGCATGCCAGCACATCGGTCACTCTGCACCCCGCCCCTCCTCCTGCAGAGGCGACACCACCCGCAAGCCCCAGAGATTCCCCAGGGAAGGCCCCACTCGGTCCAAACCTCTGGGAGCATGCTCACCCCCCGGGCCTGACCTCACCTGGTCCAGGATGTGAGAATTGGGGATCTCATTCCTTAGCCTCCAGGCCACCCCTACGTGCGACTCGGGGGAGTCGAATCTGGCATTGGTGGGCGTCCTCACGATCTCAGCTCCCAGGGCCCGCAGGACATCCACCTGCAGAGGCACGTGGCAGCCTTCACTTCCCCGCCAGGCCTGCAGCGCGGGGACAGAGGCCCGGGAGCCGCCCCAACCCCCGCCCACCTGCCTACCTTCTCTGTGCTCATCTTCTCCGGCATCACGATGATGCAGCGATAGCCCTTCACAGCAGCGGCCAGGGCCAGCCCGATCCCTGGGGACAGGACATGGGGTGAGAGGGGCCATGGCACCCTCCAGGCCCCACCGCCAGCCCCAATGGCCCAGGGGAGAGGGCGCTGGAAAAAGGCCCTCCATCACCTGCTTCTGCCCTCGAATGATGGGGTGCATGTCAAGAACCCCAATTCCTCCAGCTCTTACTGGGAGCCGGGGAGGTGATAAtaacagtggctaagactccaagctcccaatgaagggcgcctgggtttgattcctggtcaggaaactagatcccacatgccgcaagtaagatccacatgccacaattaaggcccagcacagccaaatgagtaagtaaatatttcaaaaagcaaCAGCAGCAGACACTGTAGGGCTCACTGAGGACCCAGGGGCTGCTGCGCCGGGAGAGTGACCCTGAATGCAGCCAGAGGGGGGCActgccactcccacccccaccgcgGGCCAGGAGGAGGCAGCACCCCACCTGTGTTCCCCGACGTTGGCTCAATGATCGTGTCCCCAGGCTTTAGGGTCCCCTCACGCTCAGCGTCCTCAATCATCCGCAGGCTGATACGGTCCTTCACGCTCCCGCCCGCGTTGAAGAACTCACACTTGGCCACTGGGAGCCAGAGACACATCAGGAGAGGAAGAGGCCCTGAGCCCTAACTGATGCTTGCCATCCCCTTCCCATCACCCGATACGCCCGGGATGCAGCAGCAGGCTTCAGGGGTTCTGAAAATCGTCACCTTCCACTGCGCCTCCCACACCTGACCTGGACGAAGGTGCTCACCCACTGTGGCTTCTCTTAGCTGTCCATCCCACCCACCATGGACGATGTGGTGACTCCAGGTGAATGAGACAGAGGCGCCAAGGGGGCGCCCCACTGGATGGACAGAGCAGAGCCACCCCCATGGGCCAGCACCGTCCCAAAGAGACATGCTGGGCATGCGCAGGGGCGGGTGACTGGAGCTCAGGAATGCTGGGGGTGGTGACTGGAGCCTCAGGCTTAAATCGGGCCCAGTGGCCCTGCCAAATGACCTCATATCCTGAAGTAACAGCCCCCCATCTGGTTGTGGCCAGACCACAACCGGCAGACCTTCCGCACCCGAGTCCCCTGGGCCTCCTGGCCCAGCGGAGCTCTCTGCCATCCTCAGCATCCTGCAGACAGGACCACCCTTGCTGTGCCCAAGCCTCTGCTTGTCTTTCCGAAGGGgcactccctcccacctctgaaAACTACACCGTGTCAGTAAAAGGGGCGATGTGGCTCCAAATGTGACTGGCAGGGCCTAGGCCGGCCTGGAAGGCCCATAGATCGTGCTCTGCCCTGGTCTGCGCTGGCTTCTGAAATCCCACAACCAGAGACAGGTTTTCTCCCCGGGGACTGAGAGAGGCCCTGCTGGGACAGTGAAGCGGGGGCTCTCAAGTGTCTGACCGCTGAGGAGGCCTGCACCCTGGACTCTTTGTGGCCACACACTTGAATTAGTTAGAAAATTCTAACGAGCCCATGGAAAGGCTGGCAGGAAGGCAGGGATTCCAGCTGATCGGCCATGGGCAAGCCACGTAACCAATCTGAGCCTCGGTTtttccacctgtaaaatggacacACTAAAGTCTGTTTCAAGGGCTCCTGCCGAGCTGAGGGGCAGCAGGCCCATGCCTCCAGGGTACTAGGTGATGGCTTCTATTATCTGACATGAGAGCACAGATTCCACTGTGGCACAGCCCCAGCAGCGACCCCCCGAAACCCGGTGGTGTGTTCTGTTCACTGCTCTGGAGGAAACTCTTCACTGCCCGGGGAGGGGATGCAGTGGTGGGTGGAAGCAGGAAGGCTCTAATGATAATGCTTCTGGGGTGAATCGACCACAGGGCCTCGGTCCCTCTAGGGGGCACCAAGCCCCTAGACCCCTACACTCTCCCCTCTCCAGCTCTCTGCTCCAGCACTGGGCCTGGTCCCCTTTCCCCCCAACCAGGACCTCTGCACCTGCCACTTTCTCTGGGTCAAGGCTGATGTCTACCTGGGCTCCGGGCACCCTCCCGTGTTCCTGGTGATAGCCTCCTGCAAAGATGCCCCCTCCCCACAGGACTTGGAGGAGACTCAAGGGTGATCCCCTTGTGTACAGGGCCCAGGCAAACACAGCCCCCAAATTCCCACTGCGTCTCATGAGTGACAAGTGTCTGTCTAAGCCCCAAGGAAGCCACTTCCTGCCGGGCTGATGGCTGAGACTCTCCTCACTGTCATGTCAGCCCGTCCAAGCCACGGCGTGTCTGCTCCTCCCTGGGACTGTCCAGGACAGAAGGGTCCCACTCTGCTCCTGGGGTcaggcctcctcctcctgcagctGCCGGGTTACATCACCCGCATTCCCCGCTCGGTTACCACCCCGACATCTGCCTGGACACGCTGCTCTCCACACTCAGGTCTCGGCTCTCTGACACTGACGACTCCAGAGCGGCTTCGGTCACCCCGCAGCTCCCCTCCCTGTTGTGTATGCTTCTGACCTTACTGGATGTGGAGGGACATCCGCCCAGGGTCCGAGGGGcccacccaccccccaggccCACAAGCCTCACACAGGGCAAGGAAGCCGGCACTCACAGAGCTCACACTTGAGGCCAAAGTTCCTCCCGATCTTGTTGATCCTCACCATCGGGGTATCCCCGATTTTCTTCAGGATATCCGGCAAGATTTTTGGAGATTTTGCCCTTAGACAGAGGAGGAGTCCGTGATTATTCAGATAAAAACAAAACCGGCTTTGGCAGCCCAgcacattcttttaaataaatcaacGAATTGGCTTTCACAAGCATCAGGATGGCGATCACACAAATCCACACTTGGTAAAAggtgtgcacgtgcacacacagacacacagacacacagacacacacacacacacacacacacgggcaagTGCACCTCAAAACCCATGAAAGCAAATGTGACTTAGTAACAGCTGCACCGGTGTCTCCAGGGTTTGAAAATGCTCTGCGGTAACAGACAGTATCAGTGGGGATCTGGGTGAATGTCCCCCCGATCTCTCTGTGCTACTTCTGCAACTTGTTTTGAGtgttaaattatttccaaataaaacagTTAATAAACACTGGCTTCAAAACAACAGCGGCTCGGActgtaaagaaattgcctgccatgccagagacctgggttcaatctctgggtcaggaagatcccc includes these proteins:
- the CBS gene encoding cystathionine beta-synthase; translated protein: MPSETPPADTLRRSAGCHHLSGAHLGRGSLEKEPPEDKEAKELLWIRPDAPSRCSWQLGRPVTDSPHCHAALAKSPKILPDILKKIGDTPMVRINKIGRNFGLKCELLAKCEFFNAGGSVKDRISLRMIEDAEREGTLKPGDTIIEPTSGNTGIGLALAAAVKGYRCIIVMPEKMSTEKVDVLRALGAEIVRTPTNARFDSPESHVGVAWRLRNEIPNSHILDQYRNASNPLAHYDITAEEILQQCDGRLDMLVASAGTGGTITGVARKLKEKCPGCKIIGVDPEGSILAEPEELNQTEQTAYEVEGIGYDFIPTVLDRTVVDKWFKSNDEEAFAFARMLIAQEGLLCGGSSGSTMSVAVKAAQELQEGQRCVVILPDSVRNYMSKFLSDKWMLQKGFMKEEEISVKKPWWWHLQVQELSLSAPLTVLPTVTCEHTIEILREKGFDQAPVVDESGVILGMVTLGNMLSSLLAGKVQPSDQVCKVIYKQFKQIRLTDPLGKLSHILEMDHFALVVHEQIQYRCHGESSKRQMVFGVVTAIDLLNFVAAHERNQRTKPEGALKLGGAGAEAQL